A section of the Eublepharis macularius isolate TG4126 chromosome 1, MPM_Emac_v1.0, whole genome shotgun sequence genome encodes:
- the DSE gene encoding dermatan-sulfate epimerase isoform X2, whose translation MYEASYRRGWGFQYLHNHQPTNCVALLAGSLILMNQGYLQEAYMWTKQVLAIMEKSIVLLQEVTDGSLYEGVAYGSYTTRSLFQYMFLVQRHFDINHFKHPWLKQHFAFMYRTVLPGFQRTVAIADSNYNWFYGPESQLVFLDKFVMRNGSGNWLADQIRKNRVLEGPGTPSKGQRWCTLHTEFLWYDANLGFVPPPDYGIPKLHYFEDWGVVTYGSALPAEVNRPFLSFKSGKLGGRAIYDIVHRNKYKEWIKGWRNFNAGHEHPDQNSFTFAPNGVPFITEALYGPKYTFLNNVLMFAPAASKSCFYPWEGQVTEDCSSKWLKYKHDLAADCQGRVVAAMERGGIIFIRGEGVGAYNPKLKLKSLQRNLLLLHPQLLLLVDQIHLDDDSPLEVASSFFHNVDVPFEETVIDDVHGAFIRQRDGAYKMYWMDDTGYSEKAVVASRMYPRGYPYNGTNYVNVTTHLRSPITRAVYLFIGPSIDVQSFNVHGNSQQLDVFITTGEHAYAAYLWTVEDKSHSVFAQVIADRQKILFDRTSTIRSSVVSEIRDYVELVEQNLQHFKPVFQQLEKQILSRVRNTDGFRKTAERLLQFSDKRQTEEAIDRIFAISQRQQQQSRGKRNRKVAKGFVDAGPDIFAQIEVNERKVRQKAQTLAQKELPVDEEEEMKDLLDFADITYRQHKNNVLIKGQYGPAQMLATVRSSAPSMSASYTRLFLILNIVIFFVMLAMQLTWFQKAKSLHSQRCLYAVLLIDSCILLWLYSSCSQSQC comes from the exons ATGTATGAAGCATCATATAGGCGTGGATGGGGTTTTCAATACCTACACAATCATCAACCTACCAACTGTGTGGCCCTGTTGGCAGGAAGCCTGATTTTGATGAATCAAG gTTATCTTCAGGAAGCATATATGTGGACCAAGCAAGTCCTAGCCATTATGGAGAAGTCTATAGTTCTCTTGCAAGAAGTGACAGATGGATCCCTGTATGAAGGAGTAGCTTATGGCAGTTATACCACCAGATCTCTTTTCCAGTACATGTTTCTTGTCCAAAGGCACTTTGACATTAACCACTTTAAACACCCCTGGCTTAAACAGCATTTTGCATTTATGTACAGGACAGTACTACCAG GATTCCAAAGGACTGTTGCTATTGCAGACTCCAACTACAACTGGTTTTATGGACCAGAAAGCCAGCTGGTATTCCTAGACAAATTTGTTATGCGCAATGGAAGTGGAAATTGGTTAGCAGATCAAATCAGAAAGAATCGTGTGCTGGAAGGCCCAGGGACACCATCCAAAGGGCAACGCTGGTGTACTCTTCACACTGAATTTCTCTG GTATGATGCCAATCTGGGTTTTGTGCCTCCaccagactatggcattccaaagCTGCATTATTTTGAGGACTGGGGAGTTGTAACATATGGAAGTGCTCTGCCAGCTGAAGTCAACAGaccctttctctccttcaaatcaGGAAAGCTGGGAGGACGTGCAATATATGATATTGTTCACCGGAACAAGTACAAGGAATGGATCAAAGGCTGGAGGAACTTCAATGCTGGCCATGAGCACCCTGACCAGAACTCCTTTACTTTTGCACCCAATGGTGTACCTTTCATCACAGAAGCTCTGTATGGACCAAAgtatacatttttaaacaatgtgCTGATGTTTGCTCCAGCTGCATCAAAGAGCTGTTTTTACCCATGGGAAGGGCAAGTTACTGAAGACTGTTCATCAAAATGGTTGAAATATAAGCATGATCTGGCTGCAGATTGCCAAGGAAGGGTTGTTGCTGCTATGGAAAGAGGTGGGATCATCTTTATCAGGGGAGAAGGAGTGGGTGCTTATAACCCCAAACTAAAATTGAAAAGCCTCCAAAGAAACCTGTTACTTCTTCACCCTCAGCTCCTCTTATTAGTGGACCAAATACATCTTGATGATGACAGCCCCTTGGAGGTGGCAAGCAGCTTCTTTCACAACGTGGACGTGCCTTTTGAAGAAACTGTTATTGATGATGTCCATGGGGCCTTCATTAGACAGCGAGACGGGGCATACAAGATGTACTGGATGGATGATACTGGCTACAGTGAGAAAGCTGTTGTGGCCTCAAGAATGTATCCCAGAGGCTACCCTTACAATGGAACAAACTATGTGAATGTTACAACTCACCTGCGAAGCCCCATCACTAGAGCTGTGTATCTCTTCATTGGACCTTCCATTGATGTCCAAAGCTTTAATGTCCATGGGAATTCTCAGCAATTAGATGTTTTCATAACCACAGGTGAGCATGCCTATGCTGCTTATTTGTGGACTGTTGAGGATAAAAGCCACTCAGTCTTTGCACAAGTTATTGCAGACCGCCAAAAAATCTTGTTTGATCGAACCTCTACCATTAGGAGCTCCGTGGTGTCAGAAATAAGGGATTATGTTGAGTTAGTAGAACAGAACCTGCAGCATTTCAAGCCTGTCTTCCAACAGCTGGAGAAGCAGATCCTTTCCCGCGTTCGGAACACGGATGGCTTCCGAAAGACTGCTGAGCGCTTGCTGCAGTTTTCAGATAAGAGACAGACAGAGGAAGCCATTGATAGGATATTTGCAATCTCTCAACGACAGCAGCAGCAAAGCAGAGGAAAGAGGAACAGGAAGGTAGCTAAAGGGTTTGTTGATGCTGGCCCTGACATTTTTGCACAAATTGAAGTAAATGAAAGAAAAGTTAGGCAAAAGGCACAAACTTTGGCCCAAAAAGAATTGCCTGTGGATGAAGAAGAAGAGATGAAAGATCTTCTTGATTTTGCAGATATTACTTACAGGCAGCATAAAAACAATGTACTGATCAAAGGCCAATATGGCCCGGCACAAATGTTGGCTACTGTTCGAAGCAGTGCTCCCTCAATGTCAGCATCATACACCCGACTTTTCCTCATACTGAATATAGTTATTTTCTTTGTCATGCTTGCAATGCAGTTGACCTGGTTTCAGAAGGCCAAGAGTCTGCACAGCCAGAGATGTCTCTACGCAGTCTTGCTGATTGACAGCTGTATATTATTGTGGCTGTATTCCTCTTGTTCTCAGTCACAATGCTAG
- the DSE gene encoding dermatan-sulfate epimerase isoform X3, whose translation MWTKQVLAIMEKSIVLLQEVTDGSLYEGVAYGSYTTRSLFQYMFLVQRHFDINHFKHPWLKQHFAFMYRTVLPGFQRTVAIADSNYNWFYGPESQLVFLDKFVMRNGSGNWLADQIRKNRVLEGPGTPSKGQRWCTLHTEFLWYDANLGFVPPPDYGIPKLHYFEDWGVVTYGSALPAEVNRPFLSFKSGKLGGRAIYDIVHRNKYKEWIKGWRNFNAGHEHPDQNSFTFAPNGVPFITEALYGPKYTFLNNVLMFAPAASKSCFYPWEGQVTEDCSSKWLKYKHDLAADCQGRVVAAMERGGIIFIRGEGVGAYNPKLKLKSLQRNLLLLHPQLLLLVDQIHLDDDSPLEVASSFFHNVDVPFEETVIDDVHGAFIRQRDGAYKMYWMDDTGYSEKAVVASRMYPRGYPYNGTNYVNVTTHLRSPITRAVYLFIGPSIDVQSFNVHGNSQQLDVFITTGEHAYAAYLWTVEDKSHSVFAQVIADRQKILFDRTSTIRSSVVSEIRDYVELVEQNLQHFKPVFQQLEKQILSRVRNTDGFRKTAERLLQFSDKRQTEEAIDRIFAISQRQQQQSRGKRNRKVAKGFVDAGPDIFAQIEVNERKVRQKAQTLAQKELPVDEEEEMKDLLDFADITYRQHKNNVLIKGQYGPAQMLATVRSSAPSMSASYTRLFLILNIVIFFVMLAMQLTWFQKAKSLHSQRCLYAVLLIDSCILLWLYSSCSQSQC comes from the exons ATGTGGACCAAGCAAGTCCTAGCCATTATGGAGAAGTCTATAGTTCTCTTGCAAGAAGTGACAGATGGATCCCTGTATGAAGGAGTAGCTTATGGCAGTTATACCACCAGATCTCTTTTCCAGTACATGTTTCTTGTCCAAAGGCACTTTGACATTAACCACTTTAAACACCCCTGGCTTAAACAGCATTTTGCATTTATGTACAGGACAGTACTACCAG GATTCCAAAGGACTGTTGCTATTGCAGACTCCAACTACAACTGGTTTTATGGACCAGAAAGCCAGCTGGTATTCCTAGACAAATTTGTTATGCGCAATGGAAGTGGAAATTGGTTAGCAGATCAAATCAGAAAGAATCGTGTGCTGGAAGGCCCAGGGACACCATCCAAAGGGCAACGCTGGTGTACTCTTCACACTGAATTTCTCTG GTATGATGCCAATCTGGGTTTTGTGCCTCCaccagactatggcattccaaagCTGCATTATTTTGAGGACTGGGGAGTTGTAACATATGGAAGTGCTCTGCCAGCTGAAGTCAACAGaccctttctctccttcaaatcaGGAAAGCTGGGAGGACGTGCAATATATGATATTGTTCACCGGAACAAGTACAAGGAATGGATCAAAGGCTGGAGGAACTTCAATGCTGGCCATGAGCACCCTGACCAGAACTCCTTTACTTTTGCACCCAATGGTGTACCTTTCATCACAGAAGCTCTGTATGGACCAAAgtatacatttttaaacaatgtgCTGATGTTTGCTCCAGCTGCATCAAAGAGCTGTTTTTACCCATGGGAAGGGCAAGTTACTGAAGACTGTTCATCAAAATGGTTGAAATATAAGCATGATCTGGCTGCAGATTGCCAAGGAAGGGTTGTTGCTGCTATGGAAAGAGGTGGGATCATCTTTATCAGGGGAGAAGGAGTGGGTGCTTATAACCCCAAACTAAAATTGAAAAGCCTCCAAAGAAACCTGTTACTTCTTCACCCTCAGCTCCTCTTATTAGTGGACCAAATACATCTTGATGATGACAGCCCCTTGGAGGTGGCAAGCAGCTTCTTTCACAACGTGGACGTGCCTTTTGAAGAAACTGTTATTGATGATGTCCATGGGGCCTTCATTAGACAGCGAGACGGGGCATACAAGATGTACTGGATGGATGATACTGGCTACAGTGAGAAAGCTGTTGTGGCCTCAAGAATGTATCCCAGAGGCTACCCTTACAATGGAACAAACTATGTGAATGTTACAACTCACCTGCGAAGCCCCATCACTAGAGCTGTGTATCTCTTCATTGGACCTTCCATTGATGTCCAAAGCTTTAATGTCCATGGGAATTCTCAGCAATTAGATGTTTTCATAACCACAGGTGAGCATGCCTATGCTGCTTATTTGTGGACTGTTGAGGATAAAAGCCACTCAGTCTTTGCACAAGTTATTGCAGACCGCCAAAAAATCTTGTTTGATCGAACCTCTACCATTAGGAGCTCCGTGGTGTCAGAAATAAGGGATTATGTTGAGTTAGTAGAACAGAACCTGCAGCATTTCAAGCCTGTCTTCCAACAGCTGGAGAAGCAGATCCTTTCCCGCGTTCGGAACACGGATGGCTTCCGAAAGACTGCTGAGCGCTTGCTGCAGTTTTCAGATAAGAGACAGACAGAGGAAGCCATTGATAGGATATTTGCAATCTCTCAACGACAGCAGCAGCAAAGCAGAGGAAAGAGGAACAGGAAGGTAGCTAAAGGGTTTGTTGATGCTGGCCCTGACATTTTTGCACAAATTGAAGTAAATGAAAGAAAAGTTAGGCAAAAGGCACAAACTTTGGCCCAAAAAGAATTGCCTGTGGATGAAGAAGAAGAGATGAAAGATCTTCTTGATTTTGCAGATATTACTTACAGGCAGCATAAAAACAATGTACTGATCAAAGGCCAATATGGCCCGGCACAAATGTTGGCTACTGTTCGAAGCAGTGCTCCCTCAATGTCAGCATCATACACCCGACTTTTCCTCATACTGAATATAGTTATTTTCTTTGTCATGCTTGCAATGCAGTTGACCTGGTTTCAGAAGGCCAAGAGTCTGCACAGCCAGAGATGTCTCTACGCAGTCTTGCTGATTGACAGCTGTATATTATTGTGGCTGTATTCCTCTTGTTCTCAGTCACAATGCTAG